The Ischnura elegans chromosome 1, ioIscEleg1.1, whole genome shotgun sequence genome contains a region encoding:
- the LOC124161528 gene encoding piggyBac transposable element-derived protein 4-like yields MSTISREKERTEILRLLNESSDEEVIDSGGTSDEEEDGCSMSEHDTDSEQQCSDVELSEKRSDHVYVGKDGVTKWNTQAPRPNVRTSRSNIVTQRSGLIGNKNGFRTPIDCFRAMFDERMIERIVSCTNIQIQKVAKNYSRERDASKTDMEEIECLIGILLFAGANKSGRQNLLDLWDRSGLGVELCYSSMSHHRFLFLLRCLRFDDLNTRMERIKADKLAPIRDIFQIFVGNIRQHYRIGLFATVDEQLVPFRGKCSFRQYLPSKPAKYGIKIFALVDSSVFYTLNLEIYAGRQPEGPFFVDNCPKEVVKRMVSPIIGSGRNITVDNWFTSIPLAEEMISNNLTLVGTVRKNKRELPPDIVNVREREENSSLFCFRKNIALVSYVPKKSKNVILLSAMHSRISIDESTGNKRKPEILTFYNSTKGGVDTVDEMCSTYCTNRNTRRWPMTVFFHLLNTAGINAFIMFRDTNPNSKLRRSFLREIARSLTLPYIKRRSKISTIPRGLRRKVEKYAQNESDCEEKKEEEVKKKVGRCVLCPRSKDIKTKICCELCKKLMCGKHLLKICSDCLK; encoded by the coding sequence ATGTCAACTATATCCCGTGAAAAAGAAAGAACCGAAATACTTcgtcttttgaatgaatcatcGGATGAGGAAGTCATTGATTCTGGCGGAACTTCGGATGAGGAAGAAGACGGGTGTTCTATGTCGGAGCATGACACTGATAGTGAACAACAGTGCAGTGACGTTGAACTTTCAGAAAAGAGAAGTGACCATGTGTATGTTGGTAAGGATGGGGTAACTAAATGGAATACGCAGGCACCAAGACCAAATGTCAGAACATCAAGAAGTAACATTGTTACTCAGAGGAGTGGGCTTATTGGCAACAAAAATGGGTTCAGAACACCAATAGACTGTTTTCGTGCAATGTTTGATGAACGAATGATAGAGCGTATTGTAAGTTGCACCAATATTCAGATACAAAAAGTAGCTAAAAATTATTCTCGTGAAAGAGATGCTAGCAAAACAGACATGGAAGAAATTGAATGCCTGATTGGTATTTTACTTTTCGCCGGGGCAAATAAATCTGGGAGACAGAATTTATTGGATTTGTGGGATCGCAGCGGACTAGGGGTGGAACTATGCTATTCTTCAATGAGCCATCACAGATTTCTCTTTCTCCTTCGGTGTCTTCGTTTTGACGACCTCAACACTAGAATGGAGAGAATAAAGGCAGATAAATTAGCACCAATTAGGGATATATTTCAGATATTTGTTGGTAATATACGACAGCATTACAGAATTGGACTATTTGCCACAGTTGATGAGCAATTGGTTCCTTTTCGGGGAAAGTGTTCATTTAGACAATATTTACCCTCCAAGCCCGCAAAATacggcatcaaaatttttgccctGGTAGATTCGAGTGTATTCTACACTTTGAACTTAGAGATTTACGCAGGACGGCAACCAGAGGGTCCGTTTTTTGTCGATAACTGTCCGAAAGAGGTGGTAAAGCGAATGGTTTCTCCTATAATCGGAAGTGGGAGAAACATCACAGTAGATAATTGGTTCACTAGTATTCCGTTAGCAGAGGAAATgataagcaataatttgacgctTGTGGGAACAGTGCGCAAGAATAAAAGGGAATTACCACCGGATATAGTGAatgtaagagagagagaagaaaatagcagcttattctGCTTTAGGAAGAATATAGCTTTGGTTTCGTATgtcccaaaaaaatcaaaaaatgtcatTCTATTATCAGCAATGCACAGCAGAATTTCTATCGACGAATCCACGGGAAATAAGAggaaaccggaaatattgaccttttacaaTTCAACTAAAGGAGGGGTAGACACAGTAGATGAAATGTGCAGCACCTATTGTACCAACAGAAACACTAGGAGATGGCCAATgactgttttctttcatttgctaaaCACTGCTGGCATCAATGCATTCATTATGTTTAGGGATACCAATCCTAATTCAAAATTGCggagaagttttcttcgtgagatagcTAGATCCTTAACTTTACCATACATTAAAAGGAGATCAAAAATAAGCACGATTCCCAGAGGGCTGAGAAGGAAAGTAGAGAAATATGCGCAAAATGAGTCTGATTGTGAGGAAAAGAAAGAggaggaagtgaagaaaaaagttggaagatgcGTTCTTTGCCCTAGaagtaaagatataaaaacaaaaatttgttgtGAATTATGTAAGAAATTAATGTGTGGTaagcatttgttgaaaatttgcagtGACtgcttaaagtaa